One region of Xylanimonas ulmi genomic DNA includes:
- the thrB gene encoding homoserine kinase has translation MQFGADHVVVRVPATSANLGPGFDALGLALALYDELEVRIVASDDVVVEVYGEGAGQVPTDEEHLVVRALRHTLDAVGMPQTGLRMRCSNLIPHGRGLGSSAAAVVAGVIAARALLADPRVLDSRAVLGIATQFEGHPDNAAPAIMGGATVAWQDADGPRAVGLDVDPSVVATVLVPDARLATSRARAVLPEAVPHADAAFNAGRAALLVEALARRPELLWEATEDRLHQQYRAGVMAASSELLRALRAEGFAATVSGAGPTVLVLTPKDDVRALDQVLAGLVDGLAGWRVLRPGVDTQGARARRVASASSGVTPSGRVQ, from the coding sequence GTGCAGTTCGGAGCGGACCACGTCGTCGTCCGGGTCCCGGCGACCAGCGCCAACCTGGGCCCAGGCTTCGACGCGCTCGGTCTGGCGCTGGCGCTCTACGACGAGCTCGAGGTGCGGATCGTCGCGAGCGACGACGTCGTCGTCGAGGTCTACGGCGAGGGCGCGGGCCAGGTGCCGACCGATGAGGAGCACCTGGTGGTCCGCGCGCTGCGGCACACGCTCGACGCGGTCGGCATGCCGCAGACCGGGCTGCGGATGCGCTGCTCCAACCTCATCCCGCACGGCCGTGGGCTCGGCTCGTCGGCCGCGGCCGTCGTCGCGGGCGTGATCGCGGCCCGAGCGCTGCTCGCCGACCCGCGCGTGCTGGACTCGCGCGCGGTGCTCGGCATCGCGACGCAGTTCGAGGGCCACCCCGACAACGCGGCGCCCGCGATCATGGGCGGCGCCACGGTCGCGTGGCAGGACGCCGACGGCCCGCGCGCCGTCGGGCTCGACGTCGACCCGTCGGTCGTCGCGACGGTGCTGGTGCCCGACGCGCGCCTGGCCACCTCGCGCGCGCGGGCCGTGCTGCCCGAGGCCGTGCCGCACGCCGACGCGGCCTTCAACGCGGGGCGCGCCGCGCTGCTGGTCGAGGCGCTCGCGCGCCGGCCCGAGCTGCTGTGGGAGGCGACCGAGGACCGGCTGCACCAGCAGTACCGCGCGGGCGTCATGGCGGCCTCCTCGGAGCTGCTGCGCGCGCTGCGCGCGGAGGGCTTCGCCGCGACGGTCTCGGGCGCCGGCCCGACCGTGCTCGTGCTCACTCCTAAGGACGACGTGCGCGCGCTCGACCAGGTGCTGGCCGGGCTGGTCGACGGCCTCGCCGGGTGGCGGGTGCTGCGCCCTGGCGTCGACACGCAGGGCGCGCGGGCGCGACGTGTGGCATCGGCGTCCAGTGGCGTCACCCCGAGTGGTAGAGTGCAGTAA